From the Coffea eugenioides isolate CCC68of unplaced genomic scaffold, Ceug_1.0 ScVebR1_2245;HRSCAF=3236, whole genome shotgun sequence genome, the window TGGGAAAAGTCCGATAATGGTCAACATGAGGTGATGCACCAAAGTTGAATGCCCACACATTTTTCCCACTTCTCTTCTGTTCTTCAACAAATGACTCAACTGATGAGAATGGAATGACCTTATTAGCTGTACTATACAGATAAAGATGTGGGCAAGAAGGCCGGTTTTTTGAAAGGACAGAGATTATCTTTGTCAACTGCTGTTTGACGTCGTTCAAGTTTAGGAGATAAGAGAAGAGCTTCTCAAATGCTGACAAAAGTAAGGTTTTAACGGACAGGGGCTCCTTTTCTCGCAACTTTGAGGTATCAactccactttccaattgattTCTTCCTACAACTACAACTGATGGATAAGATGATGAATTGTATTTCTTTAGCAGGGCTGCAGTAAATCCAGCAGCCCAGACCTTGGGATCTATATTAGCGTCACCTCCTGAAGCAACAATAATTCCCTTGATTTTCTCCAATAAATCTGGCCTACTTTGCAAATTCTCAAGAATGGAACCATACCTCCTCAGATGCTTCGGATTCGACCCAAGCCATCCCAACAAAACTGCAGCAAAGATTGGCCCTTTATCCCCGATGACCCCATTTTCTCTAGGGTGAATTCCATCAAGAGCGTAATTCCAGTGGAAAGATTTAGCTTTTTGGTCAGAGAAAATGCGGAAGAAGGTTGAGGTGGAGAAGAATGAGTTGAGGAGAAACAGTGAAGAATTGAGGGAATGGGAAAAGCCAAATGGGGTTGTTGAGGGGTGGTGGGGAATGTGGGCGTTTGAGAAAATAATGGAGTGGTGATTTTGGGGGTTAATAAACGAAACTGCAGGAGTTGGAATTGggcgatgatgatgatgatgatagtaaggaggaggagaaggaagCAGTGTGGAAAAGGGCTTTAGAGGAAGCGGCTTTTGGAGAGGGACAAGGGAGTTGGGAAGATGGTGTCCGCAGGCAAAGAAAGAGGGAAATGAGTTTTGTCTGAAATTTGGCTAAGTGTTGAGTGTTTTTCTTCCAAATCAACTTTAAATGACGTCGTTTCTGCTTCTTTTAGAACCCCGCCTCTACTCTTTCAATTTTCAGCTTCCCGCTTCTACTATtgcacactaaaaaatacgccTTGTCTCTAAATTGTTGAAccttttttaataaaagtaacgccttctatctctttttcttttcccaatcTTTGTGTAATTAACATTGTTTATTATGTTGAGCTTTTTCATTTCACAAGTTATATTAAAACTTTGGAATATgaaaatttagtattttttgatttttttcttttttttctaacaTAGGTTTTTTAGGATCTCTACAAAAAATAATGTTCAAAAACTAAAAGgcttattaaaaatatatttatgattcACAAAAAGACCTTTTAATGTAAATATTTTTGGtatcaatttaataattttttcaattatGCACGAATTGTGGTTTGACAAGACCAAACAATCTGTTTAGttgatcaaataaccaaaatggTTTACTAATACATGCATGAAACACTAAATCTATTTGATACAAGTACTGATTCATACACCATAAAAAATTTGATTATTGTAAATTGTAATACATAACAAACGCCAGTCATGCAATTGTCaagatttttacttaatttcatattaaattttattattctttGCCATTAATTTCACACTATGTTAATCAGTAATTTTCCATATGTTGTCAAGAGAACTAAATAATGAATTCATGATACTTTTTAACTTTATAACAAGGTATTAGCTAaatttggaataattaaaaataggtatacattttttttacaatACCTTCCTTATTTTGCCAATGATAAACACAAAATAAAGTGTAAAGcatagggtgccataatagaattaataaaattggtTTATCACGTACgaggctaaattacaaaagataaGGTGTCATGGTAGAGTTAATGAGATTAGTTTACCACATAAGGGgctaaaatataaaagttcgGTTGTCATaacataattaattaaatttatttacagCATATGGGCCATATAGAAAAAATTAGGGTGGcatatggggctaaaatgtaatagttagggtgtcatatagtagaattaataaaatttatttacaacatatgggccatattgaaaaaattaaagtGGTATGTGGggttaaaatgtaaaaattagggtgtcatagtagaattaataaaatttatttataacATATATGCCATAATGAAAAAATTAGGGTGAcatagtagaattagtgaaagTAAGTTGGGAATAAACACTTTGGACAGTGACGACTAGTTGTTGTCACTAATTTAGAACTGACAACTATATTGTGACGATATTTTAAGTTATCACTGTAGGACCAATTTCAATGACAATCtattttccagtcgtcacaatAGTGATCTCCCGCCACACTGGCTAGTTGCGCACCATCCATATTGTGACGACTTATCCCATGTTGTCACTGTTGACGGGTGAACCCACAATCAACTATGACGACATTAAAACTCGTCACTAAAGTTTTCAATTGTGACAAGTTTCTCTGTTGTCACAGAGAATGTTGTCACAAAAGGCCAATTTTCTTATAGTGGAGAGAAGAGGAGAGAGGACGAGGGAGGGAAAGGGAAAGAGGAGGAGGGAAAGGGaagtggagagagagagagatatgaGAAGACGGTGGTGATGGGTAATGGTGGCAGCTGGTGGAGGAGGggggaggaaaaaagaagatgGGGGATGAATACtttctaaaaattttataagtatctcaaaaattttaaaatttgtaaaagCATCCAAGATAGTTTAGGCAAAGGAATTTAAGCACcaaatataaaaagaaaaaaattaaataataataataataataataatacatcACTTGTAGGTCACATATAGGTTACAAGTGAAATTCCATATTGTTTAAAGTTTAAGAGGATTATATGGACATTTCAAAATCATAAGGTGTCCGATTGATTTTTGGCGAAACCACGAGGAGGTTTTCTATATTTTACCTTTTGTATTACCGGTTTATTTGGGATTTTATAATAAGTTGACACACATCCCAccattttttataattattgaatAGTTACCAATTCCTTTGAATATGAATTTATCTAAATTTAAACTTTATTAATAAATTTCCATACTTTTGATGACcatattctattttttttcaaaattcttttgatatttttgaattgaCATTAAATTTGAAAAGCATGAGTGTACTTAATAAGTTCAACATTAGTTGGACAAGTATTCAAACATGTGACAACTGGAAAGAACAAGAATCCATTCATTTAGTTTATGCTTGTAAAGAGCTAATTGTGATTTCATAATGCACAAATAATGCACGTGCAAATCCTActacttattttttgaaacttAAGGTATGTAGAGAGTTACTTCAACATTTTTGTACTTGTTAACGAGTAAACCTGATATCTTTAGGATGCAACCATTCTAAACATGTCTTGATGTTTTAGAAAGACACATAATTTGAAGTATATAATTTGTTGGCATAGACTAATGTAGAACTTACCattgaaaagagaaattttagtGGCATAATTGGATACTTAAACAATCTAATAAAGGCATGGCTTACCATTTTGCAACCGTATATCATTACAAATTGAGGAGCTAGTACACTATCCCACTGGAAACAAATCTCAAACACTAAATAGCCTCAATCGGACAACTATATGTTTACCAAATGTAAGGGAAATAATCGAAATAAGTGGAATCTCCTACACTTATCCCAAAAATTTACCACAGGATTAATATTTGTACATGAAGAGGTAGTTATCCAAGGGTTTAATCCTCATGGTTGtggaaaataaatgaataaatatatatatatatatatatatatattgaaaacaACTTTCCAGACTCCAGCTCTTAAAAAGCTCCCAACTACCCATCTCTTTTTCATagaatttgatttattttaattagATAAAATTACTTAATATTTGACTATATACTTATGATATTGAAGCTATCAATTATTAGCATTTCCTAAAGTTGACTAATTCATGTTAAATTTACATATGACCTCAAATTGAAATCTTAGCAAACTTATATATGACTATAATTCAGAAAGATATAAATGACCATAACTAAAAAGTCTAGAAAAGCAAATTAGTAATCTCAAGATAATTCAAATAATTAAGAATGTACAAAAGTAATGGGCATTCTTAAGATtaaagaaaatatcatgaataggaaactaaaagcGTTTACAAACAGAACTTTCCAAGATTTTATCGAAACTTGCCAGAAAGTAGATGTATGACGAATTAGTTTTGTGCGTGTCTAGAGTATAAAAGTGTAGTAGATTGAAAAGCAACCTCTTACAGACATAAGTGATGTGAGAAATACAATGTAGTCAAGGTGAATGTTTTAGTATGTCCATATCTTACCTTGTAGCTAGTTCTACGTACCCATTGTTCGGAGGAAGATAAAGCAGAGGGATCAATCTCTAATCTTGGACTCAGATCTAAAGCGTTGAGTACCATAACAACTCCATTTCTCATGGTAGCAAATACCACCTAGTTGCGACATGAATTAAAATGTTTCCATTTGAAATCCTTAAACAGAAGTCTCTAATGGTCCACTACAAGTATTTGAGAAATGATCGTCTAAAGAAGTCAAATACAACATATCTCCTCTCCAAGTGTTTGTGGAGGATGAAGTGGTAAAAAAACTGCACTGCTGATGGGTTCCAGGCTTTTTTGATTCATACATTGCAAGCCAATCTTGCAACCATATGCTATTAACTAAACAATAAATCACGAAACCTATCTTAACCAATGGAAATGGCTTGGTTTAGTGTTTTGCTAACAATAGTTATTACTACAAATTGGTGCTGATGAAATTTGACTCTTTCCTATGTATGACAAAGCAAACTATGATGTAgtcagtttttttttccttacataTGACATTTTATACCTCTTCATTACTGGTTCAATTATCAATCTTAGACCAAATACTCAACAAAACCTACATTTAGTTCCTATTAAACAAGAAAATTCCTAATAAATCTTACAAGAAGTCTAGGACGAGAACATATTTGTTTTGTTGAATTActcttttaacaatttttagatAGTAGTACTAAGTGAAGAAATCAAATTGTGTATACATGGAATGATTTGCCCATAGATAATTAGATAACATTAGCTGCTCAAGACCACAAATTCCTATTAGCATGTGAGTGTGACATATTTGATTTAGAACAAATTAACTTGAGCATCTACTGTAGTAGAGACCAATACTTTTGACGCGTTAGAAAAGGCTAAGCAACTAATCCTTTTCAAATGAGAGTAAGCTTATTTACAAGCTGTTAAATGTAtggaaaataattaaaagcTTTACATGTGCAAAATTAGTGCTATAACTCAGACTCTCACATGTTGTAGATGAGTATAGTTGAATCGTCTGTGCCAATAGCAACTAGGTTGTTATCTTGTGGGGCTAGAATGCCATACATGTAGCTGCAGGTGGAGCCAATGGGAAGCTTCTCACTTTCTGCAATTGCAGTTGACAAATCAAACTGGTCATGTAAAATGGTAATCTAGTAATAGACATAGCAATTTAGTTTTTTCAAGTGTTCAagaatttggaaactttgagTTGCCCTTCAGTAATAGCTATTAGATTGATAGGATATCTGTGGAAGTCAGAATAAGCATTTGTTTACATTACTGAAGTGTTTTGGTTTATATTTTCTGCAtgcattttgcttttttctCTACCTTTAGCACTAGTTAATAAGCGATGAAATTTTCACAAATAAGTTCCCACGAGTTCTTATGTTAGTATGATTCAGTTTGATTAAATTTCAATATACCTTTTGACCTAAGAATTGCGATCACCTCCTAAAGATGTTAATCACATACTTACCTCAAAGGTTATTGTGTTGAACAAAGAAACTATTTCTTCCTGATGCTAATATGAGATAAGAGTCATTCCTGGATAAAGCAAAGCATGGTGAAGCTATTTGAAATGGATCATCACTAAGGTTGTTGGTTATAATTATTCCACTTTTTGGATGCCATACACAAGGGAGATGATTTCTTATTGCCtaacaattttgtttttttccatttgacaaattagaaaaaataattagAGTCTAACAGAAAATCAACACACAAGAAAATAGTGATGCACATATACAATTGGGAAAAGATAAATGTACAAATGAAAATAGAATCGATTAACTTTTCTATCTAGCCATAATTGTTATACCCGCTTCCTAACCACTTCCAATTGTTTTTTGATGCAATTATTTAATAGGAATGATGAGGAGATGACCTCTCTATTTCAGATCAAAAATCCATTCCAAGAATGTTTTACTTCAGCACAGATGTCCCACAATTCTGTCACATGGATGAGGAGTTGAATTTTGTAGCAACAGACTGCCAATTACATTATTTG encodes:
- the LOC113756382 gene encoding uncharacterized protein LOC113756382, translated to MRNGVVMVLNALDLSPRLEIDPSALSSSEQWVRRTSYKPLPLKPFSTLLPSPPPYYHHHHHRPIPTPAVSFINPQNHHSIIFSNAHIPHHPSTTPFGFSHSLNSSLFLLNSFFSTSTFFRIFSDQKAKSFHWNYALDGIHPRENGVIGDKGPIFAAVLLGWLGSNPKHLRRYGSILENLQSRPDLLEKIKGIIVASGGDANIDPKVWAAGFTAALLKKYNSSSYPSVVVVGRNQLESGVDTSKLREKEPLSVKTLLLSAFEKLFSYLLNLNDVKQQLTKIISVLSKNRPSCPHLYLYSTANKVIPFSSVESFVEEQKRSGKNVWAFNFGASPHVDHYRTFPSVYTSELERFLNECLVIVKKL